taaccttaatagagttgtttggcacaacaatgccgacctgtaaaaaaaaacgatacttaccccaaaattgGCCGAGATGGTAGCTCAATGCACGATGCAGcgtaggaagtaaccatccgaggacatatcacccataaaatgaacagccccctagGCTACTTAATAGTGACGCGTTTCAACATTTTCTTCACACCCCTATTGGCATTAACATTTTACAGCTTTTGAGCCGAGGACTGAGCaacttagaattgttattaagtagccaaccttacaaaaacTCAATCTTCTTCTCATCCAAGAAATTGGTTCCAGGTAGTTgattttcccataggcttgagtccgaggactatgcaatgcattggttctgtccaaaacctagttttcctcatccaggtagttggttttcccataggcttgagtccgaggaccatgcaatgccttggttctgtccaaaacctagttttcctcatccaggtagttggttttcccataggcttgagtccgaggactatgcaatgccttgattctgtccaaaacctagttttcctcatccaggtagttggttttcccataggcttgagtccgaggaccatgcaatgccttggttctgtccaaaacctagttttcctctggcgctggaccttggctttaggggagttagctccccggccaagcccctagaattatccgtgcgattaacgctaccaagcgtagcccctagtcaagaagcatagcccctagcggaactttactcTAAAACTCTACAACCAGTTGTCAGAGATGACaagggaactctctcgacccacgcctatgccaacacacaagcctttcccatagacggcgccaattgtaaggacacgattcgtaacaaACCGTAGCGGTGTTGGGTTCGcgcgtaaaaaggcccaaacaatatcatttgtagagcgtgggtttggaaggctaggccttagtcaccagatagtgggtttttcgtggcgttcatacatggttaagttttcttcacccctggaatctttctcctggaggtgggctcggaggctctggtttttggccatttttcccagcctccttcCCAGGATacttattttcccttttatactggcctgtgttcgctgtccttcgtccacgtgtagggtcaaactttcctagactgatacttgtcccatcagcccatacccaaagtcgttgggggtggttgtaaaagccaaagaatgtgGCTCTGTCAagtgcagagcattgaatggcagctttccccggatattttagttttcctttcaaacttagtcctataccgtttttgcccctctcttcggtgggactttgggtttgccgaggactgagcggtTCTCAGCCGTATCTTAAGGCTATCCTATACTTCTACATTATTGGCCTTGGGTCACAGCTCtcttcggcttgggcctttggactccctacgAGTAAACGGGCCCGGCCCATaaactattgggccccacaaaaataatccaaactcctaatacgtaacaaaataaaaattgcctaGATCTTCAAAAAGAATCTCCACTTTCTTCCATCATTGTGACACcactttcttcttcatcatcataaTCATCTAGGATATTTTGGAATTTATCTTCAATTCCATCTATGGTCGATGAAGAacctaaaaaaaagataaaatatattcaatcaaacaattgaaaaatataataaagaatgCAGCAACATAAATCATTGCATAATTAAACTAGTAAATTTAATTACCATTAATTTCTACCCATAACCAATTTTGAGCACACATTAATGCCTCCACAGTCTTTTGATGAAGTTTACTGTGATATGGACTTAACAATCGACCACTTGTGCTAAATGATGACTCTGAGGCAACAGTTGACATTGGAATGGCAAGGATATCCCTTGTAATACGTTGCAAAGTAGGATACTTTGGCCCATTAGATTTCCACCatgccaaaatatcaaaatccaCAGTTCTTGGCATTAAATCATTCTCAAAGTAATGGTCCAACTCCAATTTAATATTCCCACCCCTTTTTTTCTTACTAAGATATCTTTCAAAGTCCATAAGGGAGTCATCAACTTGCGGATCCTCTCCCGCACAAGGGCCACGAGTACCTTCCCTACCCATTCTCCCAAAACTGTAGTCATGAATCATTTCATAACAAATATCTCTAACTCTTTGAATTTCATTATCAGCTTCATCACcataaattattagaaaataatattcTAACAATTCAATCTTATATCTTGGGTCTAAAATGGTTGCCACAACCATAACACCATGAATCACATTCcaataacaatcaaatttttCCAACATTTTAAATGCGATACTCCTAATCACATCATTTGCGCTTGTAAACCAAGAATTCAAAGCTATTTTTATTTCACACACCTTAGGAAAGAAAAGATTAGTTGTAAGGTATGAGGTACCTGAAAATAGCTCTGTAACATTGTGAAACACTGCCAATCTCTCACATATATTACTTGCCATCTCCCATTCTTCCTCCGTTGGAATGCACTTAGAAGATGACTCACATATGTTCAATCGATAAAAGACATTTTGATACTTTATAACAATAGAAAGCATGAGATAGGTAGAGTTCCAACGAGTCTTACAATCAAGGGTTAGTTCTTTGGTACATTCAACATGTGCTTGTCGAGCTATCTCTTCAAACTTCTGCCTTCTCTTTGTTGATGCAGTCCAAAATCCCACACTTTCTCAAACCTTTTCAATGCATGATCCAATTACATCCAAACCATCCTtaacaatcaaattaagaaCATGTGCTGCACAACGCATATGCAACATTGATCCACACATAATAAGTGCACCACATTGAAGCTTATCTAAGATAATTTTTATAACTGCATCATTGGTACTGCAATTGTCCATAGTCATAGTAGATAACTTCCTATCAATATTCCACTCCAACAAAGTATCTAGAAGGACACTAGAAAACACTTCTGTCGTATGTGGAGATGGCACATAAATAAAccttaaatgaaaattttaaataattagaacCAACAATGATATAAGttcataaaacatttgaaaagaatttaatggaaacataaaaatgaatatatactttaaaaaaagtaCCTCATAACTTGGTTTTGTAATCTCCACAAACCATCAATGAAGTGTGTTGTTACAACCATAAACCCTCGCTTTTTGTTTTGTGAAGTCCACATATCAGTGGTAATAGAAATTCTACCATGATTCTTATCAATTTCATGCTTTGatttctccctttctttctcATAGATGCTCAAAATGTCCTTCTTGATTGTGTTCCTAGAAACCATCCTGAACAATAGTTGAAGAGAAGTTGAATATTTTCTAAAACCAATGTGGTCAACTATAGAGAGGGGATACTCATGCAAGCTGATCATACGAGCAATTTCATTTCTTGATacattttaatcaaaattataagCATTCACACCCGCCATTGAATCCACTTTATTTTGATCCCTCGCCAAAATTTTTTGATTCATATCCCTAATGTCTTGAAACTTTCTCCTTGGACATATTTTCACGTGGTCATGCAAATGTTTAGTGCCATAATTGGATCCCCTTACTAGCAATTTCTTACAATAATTGCACTCAGCCTTGCCTTTCTCATCAactctttttctcttaaaatgATTCCAAACAATTGATTTGTACTTCCCTTCTTCTTGAATTATTTCATTGCTAGGCTGGACTGCCTAGACATCGTTTGGCATATTCAACAGAGGTGATGATGGGGTTGCATTATCTTCATCCACTATCAAAGGAAATTGATTGCTACCAGATGGATTGGAGCTACCAATGTTTTCATGTGAAGTCATTTTTTTCCTGATGTTAATTTAGCAACTTAGTAATGGACAAACTATATTTCTCCAATagagataatataaaataatgggaacgaaaaaaaaaattaaaacaaatctCCTTGGTAACGttgttaaacaattaaaatatatttagcaACGTcgttaaacaattaaattaaaaatcatagCACCCGTAGCACATACACAAATGGGTATTCATATTTCATTGGcctaaaaaatactaaaacaaatCTCCTTTATACTAAGTAGTCAGTAGTATGCATTAGTTAATTCCTCCCATTTTGTGACTATTTCATAAAGAATGGGACAAAGTCTCAAATCTCAAACCTGtacccctttcaaaaaaaaaaacctgtaccttatatttttcaaaaatacataaaacaaaattaaattgtaaataatttttgcGTGGAGAACAAGAACGAATAGCTAGAGCTAGTAGCCTAGTACATGATCGATGCCATCATATTGGCAATCAAACCAATCTGGAAACATATCCCTGACCCTCATCATCTTattctccaaaaattaaaaaacaaaaacccagctTGTAAAATAGATATGGATTTTAACAAGCATAAAGAAGCAGTGTTGTTAAGCAGCCAAATGCccacaaaaattacaaaaacaatgacaCGGACACATATTTAGAACCACAGACCCATAActcattaaatatatatatatatattatgttcatgatgaaaaagtaagttgagaaagaccgtatgaatcatgaatgaaatcagcaatttaatagtatataaatttgtttctaataaagacaaaaaaaagttaaaattggtaccttatttccaactttactagagagaaaaaagaggtagagccacgttaggtagaataaaataagctgatgatatttttgtttaaatagtagggttttagagtacgataaaattacaattaaccCCTTATTAATGCGGGGCGGGTCTAAAAAGTGTAAACTCATCCTCGCCTCGCCCTGTGGTGCGAGTTTAAAATCTCACCCCATCCCTGCCTCACCACCTTTGCAGGGCGGGGAAAACCCGTACGGGGCGAAACGGGGAGGGGCGGGAAAAAATTACCATCCCTACTTGCAATATTTAAaggggtcatgctaacgagtgcccttagagcaccataattttaaaaaccggaccgaACCAGCTGGTTCGACTAGTTCAACCGGGAACTGGCCTTTAATCCGGTCCGATTATGACAGAAAACCGAAAATAGCTTAAAAACcggtaaataataaaaatcgGCCGGTTCAACCGTAAAACCAAAAACCAGTATGGTTGAACTAGTTTTGCAAAATACAGAGAAAATGACTTTGTTTCTCTTGATTTCTTCCCCATTCGGCCTTTCTCATTTGTGCAGCAGTTACTTTGTTGCTGTGAATGATGGGAATGAACaatttttcttccttattttgagaatcttaGATCTATTATAAATAAGAGTTGGTGAATGAAACTTTCAAATCTgttggtaaaataaaatttggggaGGAGGTAAGAGTCTAAGAGAGGCAACATGAGAAGGGTGGAGAAAAGTATTttggtttgaagtttgaactatTGCTAATTGATATGTTGCAGAGAGtgattacccaaaaaaaaaaaaagatatgttgCAGAGAGATGGAGTGATGGACGGGCTTGGCAGAAAAGGTGAGAAGGAGAGatagattagagagagagacgaaGGAGAGGACTTATGGCCTTATGGGCATTTGGATTCAGATGGATTTGTATTAGAAAAGTGGAAAGGCTGGAAAGGCTGTGAGTCTTGGGACTTGGGAGAAGTAAATGCATGTCATAAAAGTCAAAAAGTGGGTGGGTGTTAATGGTTAGTAATGGCTGGAGGTGGgttttttatctatttattcattatctctttttcattttcggTGAAGCCTAGAAAGTCTTGTAGCCGTTTCTGACAATCTGTGTTAGCCTGTATGTGCCTCTTTTAAAGTTTTAACCATATTTGTGAACAACTATAGTAAGttacttttaatatttaaatgatatttattatataagttgtgaaaaattattaacattataaaatagaatatattcatcattatttatttatataaattaaaaaattattaattaaattatttatgacgtcaCTGGTTGGATCACTGGTCGGACCAAAAAATTGGTAATCAGTCTCTTTTTCGGTTCTTTCATCATAccgatttttaaaactatgcaaAGCACTAATTAAGAATtcagttaaagaaaatttttatgaaaaaaaaaaataatattttgataatttttttcatttccctttGATgtcaaaacttattttaattgaattattaaCTAATGCCCTAAGGACACCCATTAgcatttctttaaataaatacaCGATAAAACTGTATTAAATTAGTATCTGTATCTACATTCCCCAGTCCCACAAGGGTAAAACCAACATCCAAGATCAAAATGAATACTTCCTCAAAAAAGATCAACATTGTATACATTTGCCACGCATGCAAAATGAACTGCCACGTGTTCCTACTATAACAGGAAACAAGTTTCCATTGCGGGTCTTAACTTGCCGATTCAGGAGATTCGGAGCATTCACACTTATATACTGCAGATCCTCTTCAAAGTTAAAACCCGATTACCCGGATTCTTCAGCCCGTGTCCACCGGGGGAACCCAAACCCATCTCATCCAACAATCTCGGCCTAGGCACCTCCACAACTATACCCACCAGCTCCAATGGCTTTCTCTGGCCACCCGAGGCCACCAAACTCACCTGCTGCGAAAAACCAGAGAAACCCATTTCAGATGCTCCCACCTGACCCGGTTCTGCACATGACCCGGAAGGTTCACCCTTCGTTTCGGCCAAAATTTCGGGTTTTGACTCCGGAATATCGGCCTGAACCGGAGCTCGACAGAGTGGGCAACTAGAGTGAGACTGGAACCACGTATCAATGCACTCAACGTGAAAAGTATGTTCACATTTGGGCAAGACTCGGCCTTGGTCATCATCTTCGAACTCGGACAAGCACACGGCACATTCTAGCGAGTCGGTTTTGGAGGAGTAGGTGAAAGTAGGGATGGCTTTGAGGATTGAAGGGTCAAGGCCGTGTTTTGAGACAGAATCATCAGCGCTGGTGTAGTTAGTAATAGTTTCTAGGAAAAGCTGGCTGGCTCTGCTGCTGCGGCGACGGCGGCGAAGGCGAcggttgtggttgttgttgaaGTAGCAACAAGGGTAGGTATGAAAGCATATCAAGATGAATACAACAACAAAGAAAGTGATCACTGTAGCTAGCATGATCTTTCCGTTGAAAGCATAGCTTGCGTTGGCCTccataagagagagagagagagagagagagagaaagtgagtgCGTGTGTCAGTGAGTCTGTGAGTGTTTGATGAAAGTGgatgagtgagagtgagagaccGGAGAAGGGGTTTTTATAATGCATTTATGGTGGGGGGGTTGGGGTTTAGGAAAGGGGCGAGGAAGGTTCCTAGCATATATCTGTGTGCCGAGTAAATGGGTTTCGTTTTTGCCTTTTTTGAGCTTTGCGTTGTTTTTAGCGTCTACTCATCCTGCATTTTGCAGATTAAGTGGGTGTTGCAGACATGCGGTATATTATACTATATTTAGCATAAgtatttctaatcttttttattaaaaaaaaaaaaacagattagCATAACCATATAAAACACATAACGATGTGGCATGCATATAAATAttatccataaattttttttttttttttgtataattggATGATATAATGGGATATGAAGagattttcaaatagaaatatGGAGGTGTTAATTAAGTTATAAAACTCTTAAATAATTTATAGCAAAATGCTCTTCATTTTGAATGAGACTGTAATAATACACAAATGATTATCTGAAATAATTGTTATAAACATAAgcttatatattatttttgataatccATAAGCATATATATTAAGAAGTGTAATATATGTCTATTTTGATGTACCCCTACTTTGCTTAATTTCCAAAACCTTATCAATtagtataatatatttatctattttgatgtACCCCTACTCTGCTTAATTTCCAAAACCTGTGTTGAAGTACTTACTGCTGGTGAGATTATTATGCAGTACAGATCAACAGCTGTGACaacaaatgtaattttttttttattaatacggATCAGCAGTTAAATCATAAAATGGTGTCCATGACTACTTTCGTAGATAGAATTGTTATtctgttaataaaattttcctccTAATATTGCATCATCCTCTAATTGCAAATTAAACAATTGAGGAAGCCCTACAAGATGATAGCCAGAAAAGTAAAAAAGCAGACTATAGGCCAATTGGATATGCCATTCACTGAACCAGAAAACGTATAAAATTTCTAATCATCCCGTGGTGTCCGTAATGTTCACCAATAGGAGCCGAGGTTATGTTATGATTGgatagatttttttcttttcttttcttccttttgatggaaatagaatagaataaaatatatttaaactgaaaattttgtgtttttgtatcCGACCTTATCTCTTCATTTGGTTTCTCTATTACTTTAAGCTTCTGATGTGAATGTGCTATGATTCTTAATTCATTTCTAATGGAATATACGCATGATATCAACGCAAGCATCATCCAACAAATCCTGGGTAGCATTAATGACAAGAAGGTCGTGCGGAATCTTATCCCCAATTATTTCTTGTCTTCAAGTCCAAGATTATAAAATTACTTCCACAAATTTGATTCCCCTCACAATTTCCACAAGGGGAAAAATCCATTCTGAGATAAACAAATTAAGGAAAAAGTATTGTTGAAGTTGATAAGACCAAATTTAAGGACATTCAATTTGCAATTGGTAAGCAAAATGATTCATCAAGGATTTTATTGGGATTTAATATCATGGATAATATAATAAGTTTATTGCTCATGcaaagttaaattttttgcGGATGATAcatttgaactttttttctttttaagatatATAGTTATAATATGCAACTAATCATGTAACTTGAACTTTTCCTTCTATGACCCCAAAAAATTTGACCATTAAGTTGGATACGCTTGAACATGTAGTCATGCATCTTCTAACTTTATGATATGTTATGTTAGACCTAAGAACCGGGGTATGTTCAAAAATTTAcaatctacttaaatccaaagGCAAGAACCATAACTTAATGGTGCAACATGGCAGGGTATGTTTAAAAttatcacaaaattttcaaagcaTAATACATACCAAAAGAAAGTACAAATGCAAAGGCCAAGGTTGTTGTTTGGAAGGGAATCAAAGGATTGGAATATGGAGTAATGAAGTAAAAAATCTCACATGGCTTGTAAACTCATCAATTATGTATGAACCACCCCAAATTGTATGTATGGCCCCATTTTTTTGTACAAGAAAAGCCATTACAGAAACACTGTTACCTACCACGGATGAAGACAATAGTCCTTATGATTCTTGCTGCAATACAACCTAATGGTCAAGGTTCACTTTTTGACCATTAGGTTCTCACGGTTCATCATATTATCGACTACcgtaaaaatggaaaatattgaaaaatccAATAGATATGTGAAGCCTTAAAATTTGGACGCTAGCAGACTGGGCATGGTTGATGTTACTGTTGTTAATACATGGACAATCCCTTGAGAGAATGACATGGTTATGACATATATATGTGCTGTAAAGTTTGGCTTCTCTTCATTTCTCACATCATACTTGTATGATTTTCCAAAGTAAAAAGCATTGTGCAAATTTTATTCCCTGTATCCTCTGAAATAAAGAACTAGCATTTTGCTTGTTATCATGATTAGCCTAAAGCTTGTGGTAGAAGTAGAGCACTTGCCAAATTTTTTCAACGAGTGCACTTTGAaagtatctatatataattaaagcaATTGAATTTCAACTGTTgtttaattttgcaccatgtatTCTATCtcagtagttttttttttttttttgatctagAGGAGTTAATGATGTGCAAAAGACGaagagtctaatataaataaactataaaagaaaacccaataaataaaaaaaagaagtaaagtcATGTGTATTAGTGtatatccaaaaataaaaacactcatctatgacttaaaaaatttgtatctcttATGTTATGTATAACTTGAATCCATGTATATATgtaattataattgtttttaattatacctTGCATGCACACGGGTTATACACTAGTTCAACTAATAATTCAGGATAATGATCACGAGGCTATGAATTTTTCTTATAACATTTTGAAGAAAGTTAACCATATTGATTAATTCCAAGGTGACTCTGCATTATTATATCAGTTGGAATGTGAGATATATCAACAAATTAGACTTAGATATACCAATTATTATCCACCAtattagcagtttgtaaaattttttgtaaaataatttatatttatagtaTCATTCATATTTTGCCTCCCATGCCCGCATATATTCTCTCTAATCCAACGTCCAATCAAAAGATTAACATGTAATATCccatcaaataaataaaattaatgaaaagggTAGAAAAGAATGtgtacgaaaaaaaaaataaataaataagggaaTAAGAAAATGGCAACAAGACATGAAGTCCATACTTTCACACTAGAAGATGCTTTTTTTGCCGTTCACTGATCAACTTGTTTGTTGGCGAGTGTGATTTCATTTCAGTGACATCTAATTTTGTTCAAAGGCTTTTTGTATGGAATCTTTTTGTATGGGGTCATAAATAGGTTGGGTGTATAAttacccatttatttatttatgacacgtttatatataaattaattattaattatacccgtccaacccatttaattagtaacccaTCAATTTAACCTAATAtgacccaaataaataaatgacttgttaaaaactttaaaaacaaaaattcaaaagttcaaaaatcacttttcctgttctttcctttcattttccCTTCATAAAATTcatttctcagcaaccaaacaaagccacatagagaggaaaaacaatgactttttttttttttttcttggcaacAAAACAGAGTCTCAAGCACACCGAAGGTCATAAAATTCCTTTCATTTCCTCTTTCCCTTCTATTCCCTCTATTTtactcagcaaccaaacagaccattagagaaagaaagagaaaaagttaaagTTGTCaacttcaaaaaacaaaaaaaaaaacaaaaaaagttcaaaaatcactttttccttctctttcctttcatttctcagcaaccaaacaaagcattagagagagagagagagagagatacagaCAGGGATGTCAGGAATGTAATCGGTGAAGTGAGGAACGTCCTCAAGAACATAACCAACTTCACCAAAGACGAAGCTGATACACTACCTCTGTGCGCTTTCTTCTCTACCTTCTTCGCTTCGTACCTCTGCTGCTTAAGCAGCTTCTTCTAAGCGTTCTTCGAGAGAGTTTgtggctgtggttgtgattgtgaAAGGGAATTTTCGTCATTTTGCGTGGCCTCCATTGTTGCTCTAATCAATGTTGTTCTCTTTTTGCTGTGTTTGAACGTGAGTTTGTTTGGGGTTAGGGCACTAAAGTTTCTTTGGGAAATCAAATGACAAGGAAAAGAGTGGAATGGTGAACTCCGATTCCATCCCGATTCTCTCTCtagaatttcattttgtttggttactgagaaaatCTGAGAGAAAGTGTTTGGGCTTAGAAATCTAGAGGTTAAAGTGTTTAGGAAAATGTTTGGTTACTAAGAAAATCTGAGGGAGAGTGAGACTGAggtttatttaagttttaaattttagaagggtttagtgggtattagtgggtttatttaattttaaattttagatgggtttagtgggtattagtggatttatccatttagacccatctaattaaataaccaaatgggTCCTTAAGGTGGATAATGGATGGGTTCAtagatatggataaaaattgccacccctaccCATGGTCAAGTGGCGGTGCCCATATGGTGCAAGTGCAACTGAACCATCTGCTATTGGAAACAGCTAAAGATACCATGGTCTAAGTTCCAAGTCCGTTGTATAACTCAATGGTGAAGATTCATTGCATTATTTTAATCCAAGTTCATTGAATTTGGAATCCTTACCAGACTTACTCATGATGTAGCTCTAGTCCTTAACTCTTACTTATGCTACCATAACCTTCAAGCATTGATCAGGGTTAgcttaaatattatatataccaTTCAATAAGTTCATGATAACACAAATCACAATATGAAAACTAGAGGGATTAAATGTACATGTACAACTTTGACTACTACAATAATTATGTTGCATAATGCATTACCATAACTTGTAATGAATCATAAGGTTACTTTATGGTTAGTCTAGTTTAGTTTCTATATGTTTATGAATAGGTTTATTATGAccagatatttttttttttatcagataTTATGACCAGATTTTCATATAGTAAAAATGCAACATTTTAAGGTTTTCTGATATTGATGTAGACCGTTATACAGAATAAcattaatatttgttttcactctctatttctctctatcATTTACTCAATCcataattcaaataataaagatgtagtccataattcaaataataaagatgtagtCCT
The sequence above is drawn from the Quercus lobata isolate SW786 chromosome 12, ValleyOak3.0 Primary Assembly, whole genome shotgun sequence genome and encodes:
- the LOC115972235 gene encoding RING-H2 finger protein ATL64-like, translated to MEANASYAFNGKIMLATVITFFVVVFILICFHTYPCCYFNNNHNRRLRRRRRSSRASQLFLETITNYTSADDSVSKHGLDPSILKAIPTFTYSSKTDSLECAVCLSEFEDDDQGRVLPKCEHTFHVECIDTWFQSHSSCPLCRAPVQADIPESKPEILAETKGEPSGSCAEPGQVGASEMGFSGFSQQVSLVASGGQRKPLELVGIVVEVPRPRLLDEMGLGSPGGHGLKNPGNRVLTLKRICSI